GCTCTTCTTCTCTTAAGAACGTTTCTTCCAGTTGATGATTTCATTCTTTTTCTGAATCCATGTTCTTTCTTTCTTTGTCTCTTTTTCGGTTGATATGTCATGAACATACTCAACACCCCCTCTATATAGAATTTTGA
Above is a genomic segment from Clostridium bornimense containing:
- the rpmH gene encoding 50S ribosomal protein L34, translated to MFMTYQPKKRQRKKEHGFRKRMKSSTGRNVLKRRRAKGRKRLTA